From a region of the Budorcas taxicolor isolate Tak-1 chromosome 9, Takin1.1, whole genome shotgun sequence genome:
- the LOC128053165 gene encoding UL16-binding protein 2-like, with protein sequence MIMLPFLCMMLATHWDPYEYAHSLSYNFTTDPRPRVDQPWCEFRGEGDQKIFLSYDCGRAQIKYLSPLGEEVKSMSAWETQTDTLRDTGDLLQEQMPDVTPEKHTDKGPLTLQARMTCWREGNGHTSASWEFGFNGQLCLLFDSKNGFWTMVHSKGRRMKEKWENDRVVSDFFRTVSMGDCQSWLRDFMVCWEKMLKTSASLTTGPPTVKSLAAAIKHITWILPVLLTSFVITVFQG encoded by the exons ATGATCATGCTACCGTTCCTGTGCATGATGTTAGCAACACACTGGGACCCATATGAAT ATGCTCATTCTCTTTCCTATAATTTCACCACTGATCCTCGGCCCAGAGTTGATCAGCCATGGTGTGAGTTTCGAGGAGAAGGTGATCAAAAGATCTTTCTCTCCTATGACTGTGGTAGAGCTCAGATCAAGTACCTTAGTCCACTGGGAGAGGAAGTGAAAAGCATGAGCGCCTGGGAAACACAGACTGACACACTCAGAGACACTGGAGACTTGCTCCAGGAGCAGATGCCTGACGTTACACCGGAGAAACACACAGACAAGG GACCTCTCACCCTGCAGGCCAGGATGACATGCTGGCGTGAAGGCAATGGACACACCAGTGCATCCTGGGAGTTTGGCTTCAATGGGCAACTGTGCCTCCTCTTTGATTCAAAGAATGGATTCTGGACAATGGTTCATTCTAAAGGGAGGCGGATGAAAGAGAAATGGGAGAACGACAGGGTTGTGTCGGACTTCTTCAGGACGGTCTCCATGGGAGACTGTCAGTCCTGGCTTCGGGATTTTATGGTGTGCTGGGAGAAAATGTTGAAGACCTCAG CATCACTGACCACGGGGCCCCCTACAGTGAAGTCCTTGGCCGCAGCCATCAAGCACATCACCTGGATCCTCCCCGTGCTCCTCACCAGTTTTGTCATAACTGTCTTCCAGGGCTGA